Proteins encoded within one genomic window of Solibaculum mannosilyticum:
- a CDS encoding Ltp family lipoprotein, whose product MENETKRVVCEHCGQEVDANAKVCPHCGGRNKPPIYKKWWFWVIIAVIVIAIAGGSINSKNNDPSDSTSSSQGHVSSQAETASSTVASSEPTSLPEESAPEESVAEEPEDDVPTEYKTALKKAEQYSKIMHMSKAGLYNQLTSEYGEKYSAEAAQYAVDNIDADWNANALAKAEDYAETMHMSKAGIYDQLISEYGEKFTEEEAQYAIDNIEADWNANALEKAKTYQETMGMSPAAIKDQLTSEYGEKFTEEEAQYAIDNLG is encoded by the coding sequence ATGGAAAACGAAACCAAGAGAGTTGTATGTGAACATTGCGGTCAGGAAGTCGATGCTAATGCTAAAGTATGTCCGCACTGCGGAGGAAGAAACAAACCACCCATTTATAAAAAATGGTGGTTCTGGGTCATTATTGCAGTGATTGTAATTGCCATTGCCGGCGGTTCTATAAATTCCAAGAATAATGATCCATCGGATTCGACGTCATCTTCTCAAGGACATGTATCCTCTCAGGCGGAGACTGCCAGCAGTACAGTGGCCAGCAGTGAGCCCACCTCTCTTCCTGAGGAGTCGGCTCCTGAAGAATCAGTCGCTGAAGAACCAGAGGACGACGTTCCAACTGAATATAAAACAGCGCTGAAGAAAGCCGAGCAGTATTCTAAAATCATGCATATGTCCAAGGCAGGGCTGTACAATCAGCTCACCTCCGAATATGGTGAGAAATATTCCGCAGAAGCAGCACAATATGCCGTCGACAACATCGATGCGGATTGGAATGCCAATGCTCTGGCCAAAGCGGAAGACTATGCTGAAACGATGCACATGTCTAAGGCCGGGATTTATGATCAGTTGATCTCTGAATACGGTGAGAAGTTCACCGAAGAAGAAGCCCAATACGCAATCGACAATATCGAAGCGGATTGGAATGCCAATGCTTTAGAAAAGGCCAAAACCTATCAGGAAACAATGGGAATGTCTCCCGCAGCCATCAAAGACCAGCTGACCTCTGAGTACGGTGAAAAGTTTACTGAGGAAGAGGCTCAGTACGCAATTGATAACCTTGGTTGA
- a CDS encoding TIGR04076 family protein, with translation MNKVKITVLKTTLDQELAKEYGAEGLTACPMMKKGQVFYADYAKPEGMCDEAWKAIYQYVFALAHGAGDGLFYYGDWIRKPGVAVCSCNDGLRPVIFKLEATDQQSVIDYLPVR, from the coding sequence ATGAACAAGGTAAAAATCACAGTGCTGAAAACGACTTTGGATCAAGAATTGGCCAAGGAGTACGGTGCGGAAGGATTAACCGCCTGCCCGATGATGAAAAAGGGACAAGTCTTTTATGCTGATTACGCAAAACCGGAAGGGATGTGCGATGAAGCGTGGAAGGCTATCTATCAGTATGTGTTCGCTCTGGCCCACGGAGCCGGGGATGGATTGTTTTACTACGGGGATTGGATCCGTAAGCCAGGAGTGGCCGTTTGCAGCTGTAACGATGGATTGCGTCCGGTGATCTTCAAGCTGGAGGCTACGGATCAACAGTCGGTCATCGATTACCTCCCTGTCCGCTGA
- a CDS encoding alpha/beta hydrolase, translating to MQKCIPLEKAAKQVCLENCKPPLIFQLPPESGRAILNAVQDTPVHKYPAAITHTMVDTGRWGQIRVYVITPEEVRNPADVIFYIHGAGWVFGNLHTHDKLVRELAARTHSIVVFPEYSLSPKAKYPTAIEQCYSALCQLPYIAEQCCFKINPSTLTIAGDSVGGNMATVMTILSKRRCGPNIHKQLLYYPVTNACFDTPSYRQFACGYYLYRAGMKWFWDQYTTCDADRQEITASPLCASVQQLKGLPSAMILNGEADVLRDEGQAYARKLRMAGVDVTALRFQAIIHDFVMLNALDQTDACRSAMDASTSWINRKNCEQHLLDAASVSQDSCN from the coding sequence ATGCAAAAATGTATACCACTGGAAAAGGCGGCTAAACAAGTCTGCCTTGAAAATTGTAAACCACCGCTTATTTTCCAGCTTCCTCCGGAAAGCGGACGCGCTATCTTGAACGCCGTACAGGATACACCCGTCCATAAGTACCCCGCAGCCATCACCCATACGATGGTCGATACCGGCCGATGGGGGCAGATCCGCGTTTACGTCATTACCCCGGAAGAGGTCCGAAATCCCGCCGACGTTATTTTCTACATCCACGGCGCCGGATGGGTATTCGGCAATCTCCACACCCACGATAAACTGGTCCGGGAACTGGCTGCACGCACCCATTCCATTGTGGTCTTTCCAGAATACAGCCTCTCCCCCAAGGCCAAATATCCGACCGCCATCGAACAATGTTATTCCGCCCTCTGCCAGCTCCCTTACATCGCTGAACAATGCTGTTTTAAAATCAATCCGTCTACACTGACCATAGCTGGAGACAGCGTCGGCGGCAATATGGCAACTGTTATGACCATCCTCTCCAAACGGCGCTGCGGCCCCAACATCCACAAGCAGCTTTTGTATTATCCCGTCACCAACGCCTGCTTCGATACCCCGTCTTACCGGCAATTCGCCTGCGGTTATTACCTCTATCGGGCCGGGATGAAGTGGTTCTGGGATCAGTATACCACATGTGATGCCGATCGCCAAGAGATCACCGCCTCCCCTCTCTGCGCCTCTGTCCAGCAGCTCAAGGGACTTCCCTCCGCCATGATTTTAAATGGCGAAGCCGACGTCCTCCGCGATGAAGGCCAGGCTTACGCGAGAAAACTCCGTATGGCGGGTGTGGATGTGACTGCCCTCCGATTCCAGGCCATCATCCACGACTTTGTCATGCTCAATGCTCTGGATCAGACCGACGCTTGTCGTTCGGCCATGGATGCCTCCACCAGCTGGATCAATCGTAAAAACTGTGAAC